Proteins encoded together in one Gemmatimonadetes bacterium T265 window:
- a CDS encoding cystathionine beta-lyase — MRERVAASAPATPGSVVRDVAGPGLSTVALHGARAFGRPSSEGTADPYAEPSPVVAPLVQSVNFTQPFGTGDGVRYTRYGNTPNAERVQERLALLEGGEAALVLASGIGATACALLALLRPGDHLVSSAWIYGGTRALFAEEFASLGIRTTFVEPTRSRGWRNALRPNTRAVFVESPVNPTTRVVDMRSLSQLTRELGVALVVDSTFASPINFRPLAHGADVVIHSATKYLNGHHDVLSGVVVGSAAYVGEVRQKMVLWGQAPDPFACWLLERGLKTLGVRVERQNANAMALAEWCARQPAVARVHYPGLGSHPDHRLAAETLDGFGGMLAIELAGGAPAADRFLRALKLITHATSLGGVDSLVIEPRYTSHVGMTSEERAAIGIPDGFLRVSVGVEDAADLIADVDQALAA, encoded by the coding sequence ATGCGTGAGCGCGTGGCGGCGAGCGCGCCGGCCACGCCGGGTTCGGTGGTCCGCGACGTCGCGGGCCCGGGCCTCTCGACGGTCGCCCTACACGGCGCGCGCGCGTTCGGCCGTCCGTCGAGCGAGGGGACTGCGGACCCGTACGCGGAGCCCAGCCCGGTCGTCGCGCCGCTCGTGCAGTCGGTCAACTTCACGCAGCCGTTCGGCACGGGCGACGGGGTGCGCTACACGCGCTACGGCAACACGCCGAACGCGGAGCGCGTGCAGGAGCGGCTCGCGCTGCTCGAGGGCGGCGAGGCCGCGCTCGTGCTCGCGAGCGGGATCGGCGCGACGGCGTGCGCGCTCCTCGCCCTGCTCCGCCCCGGCGACCACCTCGTGTCGAGCGCCTGGATTTACGGCGGCACGCGCGCGCTGTTCGCGGAGGAGTTCGCGTCGTTAGGCATCCGCACGACGTTCGTCGAGCCGACGCGATCGCGCGGGTGGCGCAACGCGCTTCGGCCGAACACGCGCGCGGTGTTCGTCGAGTCGCCGGTGAACCCGACGACGCGCGTCGTCGACATGCGCTCGCTCAGCCAGCTCACGCGCGAACTCGGCGTCGCGCTCGTCGTCGACTCGACCTTCGCGAGCCCGATCAACTTCCGCCCGCTCGCCCACGGCGCGGACGTCGTGATCCACTCGGCCACGAAGTACCTCAACGGGCACCACGACGTCTTGAGCGGCGTGGTCGTCGGCTCGGCGGCCTACGTGGGCGAGGTGCGGCAGAAAATGGTGCTCTGGGGCCAGGCGCCCGACCCGTTCGCCTGCTGGCTCCTCGAGCGCGGCCTCAAGACGCTCGGCGTGCGCGTCGAGCGCCAGAACGCGAACGCGATGGCCCTCGCCGAGTGGTGCGCGCGGCAGCCCGCGGTCGCGCGGGTGCACTACCCCGGGCTCGGGTCGCACCCCGACCATCGGCTCGCGGCCGAGACGCTCGACGGGTTCGGCGGGATGCTCGCGATCGAGCTCGCCGGCGGCGCGCCGGCGGCCGACCGGTTCCTGCGCGCGCTCAAGCTCATCACGCACGCGACGTCGCTCGGCGGGGTCGACTCGCTCGTCATCGAGCCGCGGTACACGTCGCACGTGGGGATGACGAGCGAGGAGCGCGCCGCGATCGGCATCCCGGACGGGTTCCTCCGCGTCAGCGTCGGCGTCGAGGACGCGGCGGACCTGATCGCGGACGTCGACCAGGCGCTCGCGGCGTGA